One genomic segment of Echeneis naucrates chromosome 18, fEcheNa1.1, whole genome shotgun sequence includes these proteins:
- the LOC115058476 gene encoding cysteine and histidine-rich domain-containing protein 1: MALLCYNKGCGQKYDADKNKDDSCLFHPGVPIFHDALKGWSCCKKRTTDFSEFLSIKGCTRGHHSNEKPQEPLRPEVKSDKGEIKVANGREIIYQGPKSAEKLQRERPSSDEPMTKLPPKVSASLAQVLEKLEISQRAEKEQKESQTVIQGTRCKNAGCKTAYQGPETDTEVCTHHPGAPVFHEGYKYWSCCCIQTIDFNAFLDQKGCSTGKHRWVPKQDKKKVACRHDWHQTGNNVVVTIYAKNANPELSVIEANRTVLSCQIQFESNKIFKRDFHLWGVVDVKRSSVNMVPSKVEVSLRKADQVAWGKLEDPGYKPEPEPAEDAFTETDEPHQPDWDIADDDISDSDDEWKYDTPENKRQKKDAQERKDKADEMQNLQRKEVEEEMKKALEEKKKAEEEKKKLEEQRKREEEDGYEDMPELE, encoded by the exons ATGGCTCTGCTGTGCTACAACAAAGGCTGCGGGCAGAAGTATGACGCCGACAAGAACAAGGACG ACTCCTGCCTCTTCCATCCCGGAGTGCCCATCTTCCACGATGCTCTGAAG GGTTGGTCCTGCTGTAAGAAGAGGACAACCGACTTCTCCGAGTTTCTCTCCATCAAG GGCTGCACCCGCGGGCACCACAGCAACGAGAAGCCGCAGGAGCCCCTCCGGCCGGAGGTCAAGTCAGATAAGGGCGAGATTAAAGTCGCCAACGGCCGGGAGATAATCTACCAGGGGCCCAAATCTGCAGAGaagctgcagagggagagacCCAG tTCAGACGAACCGATGACCAAGCTGCCCCCCAAAGTGTCTGCGTCACTGGCTCAGGTGCTGGAGAAACTGGAAATCAGTCAGAGAGCtgagaaagagcagaaag AGAGTCAGACTGTCATACAGGGGACCAGATGCAAGAACGCAGGATGCAAAACA gCCTATCAGGGTCCAGAGACAGACACGGAGGTCTGCACCCACCATCCCGGGGCGCCCGTCTTCCACGAAGG GTACAAGtactggagctgctgctgcatacAGACGATAGACTTCAATGCTTTCCTGGACCAGAAGGGCTGCAGCACAGGGAAACACCGCTGGGTCCCCAAACAG gacAAGAAGAAGGTGGCGTGTCGGCACGACTGGCACCAAACTGGAAATAATGTTGTTGTAACAATTTACGCCAAGAATGCAAACCCTGAACTTTCCGTCATCGAGGCCAATCGGACGGTG CTTTCATGTCAAATCCAGTTTGAGAGCAACAAGATTTTCAAGCGAGACTTCCACTTGTGGGGG GTGGTGGACGTCAAACGCAGCTCGGTCAACATGGTCCCGTCCAAAGTGGAGGTTTCCCTCCGTAAGGCCGACCAGGTGGCCTGGGGCAAGCTGGAGGACCCCGGCTACAAACCGGAGCCCGAGCCGGCAGAGGACGCCTTCACCGAGACCGACGAGCCCCACCAACCCGACTGGGACATCGCCGACGACGACATCAGCGACTCGGACGACGAGTGGAAGTACGACACGCCGGAGAACAAACGGCAGAAAAAGGACGCACAGGAACGGAAGGACAAGGCGGATGAGATGCAGAATTTACagaggaaggaggtggaggaggagatgaagaaggcgctggaggagaagaagaaggcggaggaggagaagaagaagctggaggagcagaggaagagagaggaggaggacggatACGAAGACATGCCCGAGCTCGAGTAA
- the LOC115058474 gene encoding diacylglycerol kinase delta isoform X1: MLCAESRKEMEDWIGALKSVQKWETYEASQFNMEHFSGMHNWYACSHARPTFCNVCREALPGVTSHGLSCEVCKFKAHKRCAVRSTNNCKWTTLASIGNDIIEDEEGVSMPHQWLEGNLPVSARCVVCDKNCGSVRRLQDWRCLWCKAIVHSSCKEQMGKVCPLGQCRVSIIPPTALNSIDSDGFWKATSASCSSPLLVLVNSKSGDNQGVKFLRKFKQLLNPAQVFDLMNGGPELGLRLFQKFVTFRILVCGGDGSVGWVLSELDKLNLHKQCQLGVLPLGTGNDLARVLGWGGLCDDDAQLLQILEKLERATTKMLDRWSVMTYEVPTINKHTPTVKEDNGLDSPLQVHITQYADSVASHLAKILDSDNHSDVISSAKFLCGTVNDFVAEVGKAYERATENKEEADAMAKKCALLNEKLDSLVKALSEEAEAQVVPAGSAPSQESGGSSPGESGGESGTEGKTYRSKEQLMLRANSLKKALRQIIEQAEKVVDEQNRHTQVQRMPSSSSIKRENSEELKDAEPRQGGLSPTPTIVLEKPESLNAVTFSEDSVQCSEKCVMNNYFGIGLDAKISLEFNNKRDEHPKKCSRTKNMMWYGVLGTKELVQKTYKNLEQRVQLECDGVPMSLPSLQGLAVLNIPSYAGGINFWGGTKEDNNFGAPSFDDKKLEVVAVFGSMQMAVSRVINLQHHRITQCRQVKITILGEEGVPVQVDGEAWIQPPGIVKIVHKNRAQMLTRDRAFESTLKSWEDKRKIDSYRASRPRLNSQQSMEYLTEEECAQVQQLGMVADSLINKIREAAKTHKLVEQELAHAVNATALVLTEAKLSSPECLSRSTAVEIVNSSKVLQVETRMLLDGKLLSECPEEEELRSTLNSLSAELHKLDDIHWICPLMQCSEEDSGRGSSKSSSSMKLKIIPKVKKEREKLHKQKSNSSLSGTWDIKGGLGDGDCSGN; encoded by the exons ATGCTGTGTGctgagagcaggaaggaaaTGGAGGACTGGATCGGCGCTCTCAAATCCGTCCAAAAATGGGAAACCTATGAG GCCAGCCAGTTCAACATGGAGCATTTCTCTGGGATGCACAACTGGTACGCCTGCTCGCACGCCAGACCGACCTTCTGCAACGTCTGCAGGGAGGCTCTGCCCGGCGTCACCTCCCACGGCCTGTCCTGTGAAG TTTGTAAATTCAAGGCTCATAAGCGCTGTGCAGTTCGCTCCACCAATAACTGCAAATGGACCACGCTGGCTTCCATAGGAAATGACATCATCGAGGATGAGGAGGGG GTGTCGATGCCCCACCAGTGGCTGGAGGGAAACCTGCCGGTCAGCGCCAGATGCGTGGTTTGTGACAAAAACTGCGGCAGCGTGCGCCGGTTGCAGGACTGGCGCTGCCTCTGGTGCAAAGCCATA GTCCACAGCAGCTGTAAAGAACAAATGGGAAAGGTGTGCCCCCTGGGTCAATGTCGAGTGTCAATCATTCCTCCTACTGCACTTAACAGCATTGACTCAGATG gCTTTTGGAAAGCCACCTCAGCATCGTGCTCCAGCCCACTCCTCGTCTTGGTCAACTCCAAAAGTGGAGACAACCAGGGGGTGAAGTTCCTCCGCAAGTTCAAGCAGCTCCTCAACCCAGCTCAAGTGTTCGACCTGATGAACGGAGGACCGGAGCTCGG CCTGCGCCTTTTCCAGAAGTTTGTGACGTTTCGTATCTTGGTGTGCGGAGGAGATGGCAGCGTGGGCTGGGTGCTCTCCGAGCTGGATAAACTCAACCTCCATAAACAG TGCCAGCTCGGCGTGCTGCCTCTGGGCACAGGAAATGACCTGGCTCGTGTTCTGGGCTGGGGAGGCCTCTGCGATGACGAcgcccagctgctgcagatccTGGAGAAGCTGGAGAGAGCTACCACCAAAATGTTGGACCG atggaGTGTGATGACATACGAGGTGCCCAccatcaataaacacacaccGACCGTGAAGGAAGACAACGGCCTTGATTCTCCTCTGCAG GTCCACATCACTCAGTATGCAGACTCCGTGGCCTCCCACCTCGCCAAGATCCTGGACTCGGACAACCACAGCGATGTCATTTCTTCTGCCAA GTTTCTATGTGGGACAGTGAATGATTTCGTAGCGGAGGTGGGGAAGGCGTACGAGAGAGCCACCGAGAACAAGGAGGAGGCAGATGCGATGGCAAAGAAG TGTGCGCTGCTGAACGAGAAGCTCGATTCTCTCGTTAAGGCCTTAAGCGAGGAAGCGGAAGCCCAG GTGGTGCCAGCAGGTTCGGCGCCGAGCCAGGAGAGCGGCGGTTCGAGCCCGGGCGAGAGCGGCGGCGAGTCGGGGACGGAGGGGAAGACGTACCGGTCGAAGGAGCAGCTGATGCTCAGAGCCAACAGCCTGAAGAAAGCGCTGAGGCAGATCATCGAACAGGCCGagaaag TGGTGGATGAACAGAACCGACACACGCAGGTCCAGAGGATGCCGTCCTCGTCCTCcatcaaaagagaaaacagcgAGGAGCTGAAGGACGCTGAGCCGC GTCAAGGAGGCCTAAGCCCCACCCCCACCATCGTCCTGGAGAAACCAGAAAGCCTGAACGCCGTCACCTTCAGCGAGGACTCGGT ACAATGTTCAGAGAAGTGCGTGATGAACAACTACTTCGGCATCGGCCTGGACGCCAAGATTTCCCTGGAGTTCAACAACAAGAGAGACGAGCATCCCAAGAAATGCAG TCGCACCAAGAACATGATGTGGTACGGAGTGCTGGGAACCAAAGAGCTGGTCCAGAAGACCTACAAGAACCTGGAGCAGAGAGTTCAGCTGGAG TGCGACGGCGTTCCCATGTCTCTGCCGAGTCTGCAGGGCCTGGCTGTGCTCAACATTCCCAGTTACGCGGGCGGCATCAACTTCTGGGGAGGCACCAAGGAGGACAAC AACTTCGGAGCTCCGTCGTTCGACGATAAGAAGCTGGAGGTGGTGGCCGTGTTCGGCAGCATGCAGATGGCCGTTTCCCGGGTCATCAACCTGCAGCACCACCGCATCACACAG TGCCGTCAGGTGAAGATCACCATCCTGGGGGAGGAGGGCGTTCCCGTGCAGGTGGACGGAGAGGCTTGGATCCAGCCGCCCGGCATCGTCAAGATCGTCCACAAGAATCGGGCGCAGATGCTGACCAGGGATCGG GCCTTCGAGAGCACGCTGAAGTCGTGGGAGGACAAGAGGAAGATTGACAGCTACCGAGCCAGCAGGCCCCGCCTCAACTCCCAGCAGTCCATGGAGTACCTGACCGAGGAGGAGTGCGCTCAGGTCCAGCAGCTGGGCATGGTGGCCGACTCGCTCATCAACAA GATTCGCGAGGCAGCCAAGACCCACAAACTGGTGGAACAAGAGTTGGCACATGCTGTCAACGCCACGGCCCTGGTGCTCACCGAGGCCAAACTGTCCAGCCCCGAG TGTCTGAGCCGCAGCACAGCCGTGGAAATCGTCAACAGCAGTAAAGTTCTGCAGGTGGAGACCAGGATGCTGCTCGACGGAAAACTACTC TCGGAGTGTccggaggaagaggagctcCGGTCGACCCTGAACAGCCTCAGCGCCGAGCTGCACAAGCTGGACGACATCCACTGGATCTGCCCGCTCATGCAGTGCTCCGAGGAG GACTCGGGGAGGGGCAGCagtaagagcagcagcagcatgaagcTGAAGATCATACCCAAagtgaagaaggagagagagaagctccaCAAGCAGAAGTCCAACAGCTCTCTGTCAG GAACTTGGGATATCAAAGGAGGGCTCGGTGATGGAGACTGTTCAGGCAACTGA
- the LOC115058474 gene encoding diacylglycerol kinase delta isoform X2, translated as MLCAESRKEMEDWIGALKSVQKWETYEASQFNMEHFSGMHNWYACSHARPTFCNVCREALPGVTSHGLSCEVCKFKAHKRCAVRSTNNCKWTTLASIGNDIIEDEEGVSMPHQWLEGNLPVSARCVVCDKNCGSVRRLQDWRCLWCKAIVHSSCKEQMGKVCPLGQCRVSIIPPTALNSIDSDGFWKATSASCSSPLLVLVNSKSGDNQGVKFLRKFKQLLNPAQVFDLMNGGPELGLRLFQKFVTFRILVCGGDGSVGWVLSELDKLNLHKQCQLGVLPLGTGNDLARVLGWGGLCDDDAQLLQILEKLERATTKMLDRWSVMTYEVPTINKHTPTVKEDNGLDSPLQVHITQYADSVASHLAKILDSDNHSDVISSAKFLCGTVNDFVAEVGKAYERATENKEEADAMAKKCALLNEKLDSLVKALSEEAEAQVVPAGSAPSQESGGSSPGESGGESGTEGKTYRSKEQLMLRANSLKKALRQIIEQAEKVVDEQNRHTQVQRMPSSSSIKRENSEELKDAEPRQGGLSPTPTIVLEKPESLNAVTFSEDSVQCSEKCVMNNYFGIGLDAKISLEFNNKRDEHPKKCSSRTKNMMWYGVLGTKELVQKTYKNLEQRVQLECDGVPMSLPSLQGLAVLNIPSYAGGINFWGGTKEDNNFGAPSFDDKKLEVVAVFGSMQMAVSRVINLQHHRITQCRQVKITILGEEGVPVQVDGEAWIQPPGIVKIVHKNRAQMLTRDRAFESTLKSWEDKRKIDSYRASRPRLNSQQSMEYLTEEECAQVQQLGMVADSLINKIREAAKTHKLVEQELAHAVNATALVLTEAKLSSPECLSRSTAVEIVNSSKVLQVETRMLLDGKLLSECPEEEELRSTLNSLSAELHKLDDIHWICPLMQCSEEDSGRGSSKSSSSMKLKIIPKVKKEREKLHKQKSNSSLSGTWDIKGGLGDGDCSGN; from the exons ATGCTGTGTGctgagagcaggaaggaaaTGGAGGACTGGATCGGCGCTCTCAAATCCGTCCAAAAATGGGAAACCTATGAG GCCAGCCAGTTCAACATGGAGCATTTCTCTGGGATGCACAACTGGTACGCCTGCTCGCACGCCAGACCGACCTTCTGCAACGTCTGCAGGGAGGCTCTGCCCGGCGTCACCTCCCACGGCCTGTCCTGTGAAG TTTGTAAATTCAAGGCTCATAAGCGCTGTGCAGTTCGCTCCACCAATAACTGCAAATGGACCACGCTGGCTTCCATAGGAAATGACATCATCGAGGATGAGGAGGGG GTGTCGATGCCCCACCAGTGGCTGGAGGGAAACCTGCCGGTCAGCGCCAGATGCGTGGTTTGTGACAAAAACTGCGGCAGCGTGCGCCGGTTGCAGGACTGGCGCTGCCTCTGGTGCAAAGCCATA GTCCACAGCAGCTGTAAAGAACAAATGGGAAAGGTGTGCCCCCTGGGTCAATGTCGAGTGTCAATCATTCCTCCTACTGCACTTAACAGCATTGACTCAGATG gCTTTTGGAAAGCCACCTCAGCATCGTGCTCCAGCCCACTCCTCGTCTTGGTCAACTCCAAAAGTGGAGACAACCAGGGGGTGAAGTTCCTCCGCAAGTTCAAGCAGCTCCTCAACCCAGCTCAAGTGTTCGACCTGATGAACGGAGGACCGGAGCTCGG CCTGCGCCTTTTCCAGAAGTTTGTGACGTTTCGTATCTTGGTGTGCGGAGGAGATGGCAGCGTGGGCTGGGTGCTCTCCGAGCTGGATAAACTCAACCTCCATAAACAG TGCCAGCTCGGCGTGCTGCCTCTGGGCACAGGAAATGACCTGGCTCGTGTTCTGGGCTGGGGAGGCCTCTGCGATGACGAcgcccagctgctgcagatccTGGAGAAGCTGGAGAGAGCTACCACCAAAATGTTGGACCG atggaGTGTGATGACATACGAGGTGCCCAccatcaataaacacacaccGACCGTGAAGGAAGACAACGGCCTTGATTCTCCTCTGCAG GTCCACATCACTCAGTATGCAGACTCCGTGGCCTCCCACCTCGCCAAGATCCTGGACTCGGACAACCACAGCGATGTCATTTCTTCTGCCAA GTTTCTATGTGGGACAGTGAATGATTTCGTAGCGGAGGTGGGGAAGGCGTACGAGAGAGCCACCGAGAACAAGGAGGAGGCAGATGCGATGGCAAAGAAG TGTGCGCTGCTGAACGAGAAGCTCGATTCTCTCGTTAAGGCCTTAAGCGAGGAAGCGGAAGCCCAG GTGGTGCCAGCAGGTTCGGCGCCGAGCCAGGAGAGCGGCGGTTCGAGCCCGGGCGAGAGCGGCGGCGAGTCGGGGACGGAGGGGAAGACGTACCGGTCGAAGGAGCAGCTGATGCTCAGAGCCAACAGCCTGAAGAAAGCGCTGAGGCAGATCATCGAACAGGCCGagaaag TGGTGGATGAACAGAACCGACACACGCAGGTCCAGAGGATGCCGTCCTCGTCCTCcatcaaaagagaaaacagcgAGGAGCTGAAGGACGCTGAGCCGC GTCAAGGAGGCCTAAGCCCCACCCCCACCATCGTCCTGGAGAAACCAGAAAGCCTGAACGCCGTCACCTTCAGCGAGGACTCGGT ACAATGTTCAGAGAAGTGCGTGATGAACAACTACTTCGGCATCGGCCTGGACGCCAAGATTTCCCTGGAGTTCAACAACAAGAGAGACGAGCATCCCAAGAAATGCAG CAGTCGCACCAAGAACATGATGTGGTACGGAGTGCTGGGAACCAAAGAGCTGGTCCAGAAGACCTACAAGAACCTGGAGCAGAGAGTTCAGCTGGAG TGCGACGGCGTTCCCATGTCTCTGCCGAGTCTGCAGGGCCTGGCTGTGCTCAACATTCCCAGTTACGCGGGCGGCATCAACTTCTGGGGAGGCACCAAGGAGGACAAC AACTTCGGAGCTCCGTCGTTCGACGATAAGAAGCTGGAGGTGGTGGCCGTGTTCGGCAGCATGCAGATGGCCGTTTCCCGGGTCATCAACCTGCAGCACCACCGCATCACACAG TGCCGTCAGGTGAAGATCACCATCCTGGGGGAGGAGGGCGTTCCCGTGCAGGTGGACGGAGAGGCTTGGATCCAGCCGCCCGGCATCGTCAAGATCGTCCACAAGAATCGGGCGCAGATGCTGACCAGGGATCGG GCCTTCGAGAGCACGCTGAAGTCGTGGGAGGACAAGAGGAAGATTGACAGCTACCGAGCCAGCAGGCCCCGCCTCAACTCCCAGCAGTCCATGGAGTACCTGACCGAGGAGGAGTGCGCTCAGGTCCAGCAGCTGGGCATGGTGGCCGACTCGCTCATCAACAA GATTCGCGAGGCAGCCAAGACCCACAAACTGGTGGAACAAGAGTTGGCACATGCTGTCAACGCCACGGCCCTGGTGCTCACCGAGGCCAAACTGTCCAGCCCCGAG TGTCTGAGCCGCAGCACAGCCGTGGAAATCGTCAACAGCAGTAAAGTTCTGCAGGTGGAGACCAGGATGCTGCTCGACGGAAAACTACTC TCGGAGTGTccggaggaagaggagctcCGGTCGACCCTGAACAGCCTCAGCGCCGAGCTGCACAAGCTGGACGACATCCACTGGATCTGCCCGCTCATGCAGTGCTCCGAGGAG GACTCGGGGAGGGGCAGCagtaagagcagcagcagcatgaagcTGAAGATCATACCCAAagtgaagaaggagagagagaagctccaCAAGCAGAAGTCCAACAGCTCTCTGTCAG GAACTTGGGATATCAAAGGAGGGCTCGGTGATGGAGACTGTTCAGGCAACTGA
- the LOC115058474 gene encoding diacylglycerol kinase delta isoform X3 → MLGLCRSSGCCFAPLLLGYEEGGEGDDSQLSQDDQLNSTYSNKLEEKSVKEGILLKQTSSFQRWKRRYFKLRGRTLYYAKDCKSLIFDEVDLSDASVAENSTKNINNSFTVITPFRKLMLCAESRKEMEDWIGALKSVQKWETYEASQFNMEHFSGMHNWYACSHARPTFCNVCREALPGVTSHGLSCEVCKFKAHKRCAVRSTNNCKWTTLASIGNDIIEDEEGVSMPHQWLEGNLPVSARCVVCDKNCGSVRRLQDWRCLWCKAIVHSSCKEQMGKVCPLGQCRVSIIPPTALNSIDSDGFWKATSASCSSPLLVLVNSKSGDNQGVKFLRKFKQLLNPAQVFDLMNGGPELGLRLFQKFVTFRILVCGGDGSVGWVLSELDKLNLHKQCQLGVLPLGTGNDLARVLGWGGLCDDDAQLLQILEKLERATTKMLDRWSVMTYEVPTINKHTPTVKEDNGLDSPLQVHITQYADSVASHLAKILDSDNHSDVISSAKFLCGTVNDFVAEVGKAYERATENKEEADAMAKKCALLNEKLDSLVKALSEEAEAQVVPAGSAPSQESGGSSPGESGGESGTEGKTYRSKEQLMLRANSLKKALRQIIEQAEKVVDEQNRHTQVQRMPSSSSIKRENSEELKDAEPRQGGLSPTPTIVLEKPESLNAVTFSEDSVQCSEKCVMNNYFGIGLDAKISLEFNNKRDEHPKKCSSRTKNMMWYGVLGTKELVQKTYKNLEQRVQLECDGVPMSLPSLQGLAVLNIPSYAGGINFWGGTKEDNNFGAPSFDDKKLEVVAVFGSMQMAVSRVINLQHHRITQCRQVKITILGEEGVPVQVDGEAWIQPPGIVKIVHKNRAQMLTRDRAFESTLKSWEDKRKIDSYRASRPRLNSQQSMEYLTEEECAQVQQLGMVADSLINKIREAAKTHKLVEQELAHAVNATALVLTEAKLSSPECLSRSTAVEIVNSSKVLQVETRMLLDGKLLSECPEEEELRSTLNSLSAELHKLDDIHWICPLMQCSEEDSGRGSSKSSSSMKLKIIPKVKKEREKLHKQKSNSSLSGTWDIKGGLGDGDCSGN, encoded by the exons ATGCTGGGGTTGTGTCGGTCCAGCGGGTGCTGCTTTGCGCCCCTGCTGCTCGGCtatgaggaaggaggagagggggacgACAGCCAGCTGAGCCAGGATGACCAGCTGAACTCCACGTACAGCAACAAGCTGGAGGAG AAAAGTGTGAAGGAGGGAATCCTGTTGAAGCAGACCAGCTCCTTTCAGAGATGGAAGAGGAGGTACTTCAAGCTCAGAGGGCGGACACTCTACTACGCCAAAGACTGCAAG TCTCTGATTTTTGATGAAGTGGACCTTTCGGATGCCAGCGTGGCCGAAAACAGCACCAAGAACATCAACAACAGCTTCACG GTGATCACTCCATTTCGCAAACTGATGCTGTGTGctgagagcaggaaggaaaTGGAGGACTGGATCGGCGCTCTCAAATCCGTCCAAAAATGGGAAACCTATGAG GCCAGCCAGTTCAACATGGAGCATTTCTCTGGGATGCACAACTGGTACGCCTGCTCGCACGCCAGACCGACCTTCTGCAACGTCTGCAGGGAGGCTCTGCCCGGCGTCACCTCCCACGGCCTGTCCTGTGAAG TTTGTAAATTCAAGGCTCATAAGCGCTGTGCAGTTCGCTCCACCAATAACTGCAAATGGACCACGCTGGCTTCCATAGGAAATGACATCATCGAGGATGAGGAGGGG GTGTCGATGCCCCACCAGTGGCTGGAGGGAAACCTGCCGGTCAGCGCCAGATGCGTGGTTTGTGACAAAAACTGCGGCAGCGTGCGCCGGTTGCAGGACTGGCGCTGCCTCTGGTGCAAAGCCATA GTCCACAGCAGCTGTAAAGAACAAATGGGAAAGGTGTGCCCCCTGGGTCAATGTCGAGTGTCAATCATTCCTCCTACTGCACTTAACAGCATTGACTCAGATG gCTTTTGGAAAGCCACCTCAGCATCGTGCTCCAGCCCACTCCTCGTCTTGGTCAACTCCAAAAGTGGAGACAACCAGGGGGTGAAGTTCCTCCGCAAGTTCAAGCAGCTCCTCAACCCAGCTCAAGTGTTCGACCTGATGAACGGAGGACCGGAGCTCGG CCTGCGCCTTTTCCAGAAGTTTGTGACGTTTCGTATCTTGGTGTGCGGAGGAGATGGCAGCGTGGGCTGGGTGCTCTCCGAGCTGGATAAACTCAACCTCCATAAACAG TGCCAGCTCGGCGTGCTGCCTCTGGGCACAGGAAATGACCTGGCTCGTGTTCTGGGCTGGGGAGGCCTCTGCGATGACGAcgcccagctgctgcagatccTGGAGAAGCTGGAGAGAGCTACCACCAAAATGTTGGACCG atggaGTGTGATGACATACGAGGTGCCCAccatcaataaacacacaccGACCGTGAAGGAAGACAACGGCCTTGATTCTCCTCTGCAG GTCCACATCACTCAGTATGCAGACTCCGTGGCCTCCCACCTCGCCAAGATCCTGGACTCGGACAACCACAGCGATGTCATTTCTTCTGCCAA GTTTCTATGTGGGACAGTGAATGATTTCGTAGCGGAGGTGGGGAAGGCGTACGAGAGAGCCACCGAGAACAAGGAGGAGGCAGATGCGATGGCAAAGAAG TGTGCGCTGCTGAACGAGAAGCTCGATTCTCTCGTTAAGGCCTTAAGCGAGGAAGCGGAAGCCCAG GTGGTGCCAGCAGGTTCGGCGCCGAGCCAGGAGAGCGGCGGTTCGAGCCCGGGCGAGAGCGGCGGCGAGTCGGGGACGGAGGGGAAGACGTACCGGTCGAAGGAGCAGCTGATGCTCAGAGCCAACAGCCTGAAGAAAGCGCTGAGGCAGATCATCGAACAGGCCGagaaag TGGTGGATGAACAGAACCGACACACGCAGGTCCAGAGGATGCCGTCCTCGTCCTCcatcaaaagagaaaacagcgAGGAGCTGAAGGACGCTGAGCCGC GTCAAGGAGGCCTAAGCCCCACCCCCACCATCGTCCTGGAGAAACCAGAAAGCCTGAACGCCGTCACCTTCAGCGAGGACTCGGT ACAATGTTCAGAGAAGTGCGTGATGAACAACTACTTCGGCATCGGCCTGGACGCCAAGATTTCCCTGGAGTTCAACAACAAGAGAGACGAGCATCCCAAGAAATGCAG CAGTCGCACCAAGAACATGATGTGGTACGGAGTGCTGGGAACCAAAGAGCTGGTCCAGAAGACCTACAAGAACCTGGAGCAGAGAGTTCAGCTGGAG TGCGACGGCGTTCCCATGTCTCTGCCGAGTCTGCAGGGCCTGGCTGTGCTCAACATTCCCAGTTACGCGGGCGGCATCAACTTCTGGGGAGGCACCAAGGAGGACAAC AACTTCGGAGCTCCGTCGTTCGACGATAAGAAGCTGGAGGTGGTGGCCGTGTTCGGCAGCATGCAGATGGCCGTTTCCCGGGTCATCAACCTGCAGCACCACCGCATCACACAG TGCCGTCAGGTGAAGATCACCATCCTGGGGGAGGAGGGCGTTCCCGTGCAGGTGGACGGAGAGGCTTGGATCCAGCCGCCCGGCATCGTCAAGATCGTCCACAAGAATCGGGCGCAGATGCTGACCAGGGATCGG GCCTTCGAGAGCACGCTGAAGTCGTGGGAGGACAAGAGGAAGATTGACAGCTACCGAGCCAGCAGGCCCCGCCTCAACTCCCAGCAGTCCATGGAGTACCTGACCGAGGAGGAGTGCGCTCAGGTCCAGCAGCTGGGCATGGTGGCCGACTCGCTCATCAACAA GATTCGCGAGGCAGCCAAGACCCACAAACTGGTGGAACAAGAGTTGGCACATGCTGTCAACGCCACGGCCCTGGTGCTCACCGAGGCCAAACTGTCCAGCCCCGAG TGTCTGAGCCGCAGCACAGCCGTGGAAATCGTCAACAGCAGTAAAGTTCTGCAGGTGGAGACCAGGATGCTGCTCGACGGAAAACTACTC TCGGAGTGTccggaggaagaggagctcCGGTCGACCCTGAACAGCCTCAGCGCCGAGCTGCACAAGCTGGACGACATCCACTGGATCTGCCCGCTCATGCAGTGCTCCGAGGAG GACTCGGGGAGGGGCAGCagtaagagcagcagcagcatgaagcTGAAGATCATACCCAAagtgaagaaggagagagagaagctccaCAAGCAGAAGTCCAACAGCTCTCTGTCAG GAACTTGGGATATCAAAGGAGGGCTCGGTGATGGAGACTGTTCAGGCAACTGA